From a region of the Streptomyces tirandamycinicus genome:
- a CDS encoding hydroxymethylglutaryl-CoA lyase, protein MTVGLPMEMPAGGLPPRVRIHEVGPRDGLQNEQQVVPTEVKAEFVHRLAGSGLTTVEATSFVHPKWVPQLADAEDLFPRLADIEGVVLPVLVPNERGLDRALTLGARRIAVFASATETFAARNLNRTVEESLAMFEPVVARAKDDEVHVRGYLSMCFGDPWEGAVPIRQVVRVARRLMDLGCDELSLGDTIGVATPGHVRALLAGLNEEGVPTDAVGVHFHDTYGQALANTLAALQHGVTTVDASAGGLGGCPYAKSATGNLATEDLVWMLHGLGIETGVDLGRLTATSVWMAERLGRPSPSRTVRALAGTASHKES, encoded by the coding sequence ATGACCGTGGGACTGCCGATGGAGATGCCGGCCGGCGGGCTGCCGCCCCGCGTGCGGATCCACGAGGTCGGGCCGCGCGACGGGCTGCAGAACGAGCAGCAGGTCGTGCCGACCGAGGTGAAGGCGGAGTTCGTCCACCGCCTCGCCGGCTCCGGGCTGACGACGGTCGAGGCGACCAGCTTCGTCCACCCCAAGTGGGTCCCCCAACTCGCGGACGCCGAGGACCTGTTCCCCCGGCTCGCCGACATCGAGGGGGTGGTCCTGCCGGTCCTCGTGCCCAACGAGCGCGGGCTCGACCGTGCCCTCACCCTGGGCGCGCGCCGGATCGCCGTCTTCGCCTCGGCGACGGAGACCTTCGCCGCCCGCAACCTCAACCGCACGGTCGAGGAGTCGCTGGCCATGTTCGAGCCCGTGGTGGCCCGGGCGAAGGACGACGAGGTCCATGTCCGTGGCTACCTCTCGATGTGCTTCGGCGACCCGTGGGAGGGCGCGGTGCCGATCCGCCAGGTCGTCCGCGTCGCCCGGCGGCTGATGGACCTGGGCTGCGACGAGCTGAGCCTGGGCGACACCATCGGCGTCGCCACCCCGGGCCATGTGCGGGCCCTGCTCGCCGGGCTCAACGAGGAGGGCGTGCCCACCGACGCCGTCGGGGTCCACTTCCACGACACCTACGGCCAGGCACTGGCCAACACCCTCGCGGCGCTCCAGCACGGCGTCACCACCGTCGACGCCTCCGCGGGCGGCCTCGGCGGCTGCCCGTACGCGAAGAGCGCCACCGGGAACCTCGCCACCGAAGACCTCGTGTGGATGCTCCACGGCCTCGGCATCGAGACCGGGGTCGACCTCGGCCGGCTCACCGCCACGAGCGTGTGGATGGCCGAACGGCTGGGCCGCCCCAGCCCTTCACGCACCGTTCGCGCCCTCGCGGGCACGGCGTCCCACAAGGAGTCCTAG
- a CDS encoding phosphatase, translated as MPIPNRAALVDHLVRTRIAGDVATPRDNNLSHYRRLANGDRHYWLGLELGDRWSDEQDVLAVMAERCGVNDDPQYRHGQDTIDPELTVDALDRMAARLKQAAAGRESVLFATGHPGGLLDVHRQIADALRSTGCEIVRIPSGLTADEGMVFQFADVAVLERGATLWHTHSPEPMAAILDGLERDGRTRPDLVVADHGWAGCAGQRGVDAVGFADSNDPALFIGEAEGTVQVTVPLDDHVTDPRFYDPMTAYLLDAAGLL; from the coding sequence ATGCCGATACCGAACCGCGCCGCCCTCGTCGACCATCTGGTCCGCACCCGTATCGCCGGAGACGTCGCCACCCCCCGCGACAACAACCTCTCCCACTACCGCAGGCTCGCCAACGGGGACCGTCACTACTGGCTGGGCCTGGAGCTCGGCGACCGCTGGAGCGACGAGCAGGACGTCCTGGCCGTGATGGCCGAGCGCTGCGGCGTCAACGACGACCCGCAGTACCGGCACGGACAGGACACCATCGACCCGGAGCTGACCGTGGACGCCCTGGACCGGATGGCGGCCCGGCTGAAGCAGGCCGCCGCCGGGCGGGAGTCCGTCCTCTTCGCCACCGGTCACCCCGGCGGGCTGCTCGACGTCCACCGGCAGATCGCGGACGCGCTCAGATCCACCGGCTGCGAGATCGTCCGGATCCCCTCCGGGCTCACCGCGGACGAGGGCATGGTCTTCCAGTTCGCCGACGTGGCCGTGCTGGAGCGCGGCGCCACCCTGTGGCACACCCACTCCCCCGAGCCGATGGCCGCGATCCTGGACGGGCTGGAGCGGGACGGCCGCACCCGGCCGGACCTGGTCGTCGCCGACCACGGCTGGGCGGGCTGTGCGGGACAGCGGGGCGTCGACGCCGTCGGCTTCGCCGACAGCAACGACCCGGCTCTGTTCATCGGCGAGGCGGAGGGCACGGTCCAGGTGACGGTCCCGCTGGACGACCATGTCACCGACCCTCGCTTCTACGACCCGATGACCGCGTACCTCCTGGACGCGGCCGGTCTCCTCTGA
- a CDS encoding carboxyl transferase domain-containing protein, protein MRQAPVLTSAADPASDAWQANEAAHHALADALRAKLAAARLGGGEKARARHTARGKLLPRDRVDTLLDPGSPFLELAPLAADGMYDGQAPAAGVIAGVGRVSGREVVVVANDATVKGGTYYPMTVKKHLRAQEVALENRLPCVYLVDSGGAFLPMQDEVFPDREHFGRIFYNQARLSGARIPQIAAVLGSCTAGGAYVPAMSDEAVIVRNQGTIFLGGPPLVKAATGEVVTAEELGGGEVHSRISGVTDHLAENDAHALRIVRTIVSTLPGRGPLPWPVEPVEEPKVDPFGLYGAVPVDSRTPYDVREIIARITDGSRFAEFKAEFGTTLVTGFARIHGHPVGIVANNGILFAESAQKGAHFIELCDQRGIPLLFLQNISGFMVGRDYEAGGIAKHGAKMVTAVACTRVPKLTVVVGGSYGAGNYSMCGRAYSPRFLWMWPNAKISVMGGEQAASVLATVKRDQLEARGEEWPAEAEEAFKDPVRAQYEQQGNAYYATARLWDDGVIDPLETRQVLGLALTACANAPLAERDASAPGFGVFRM, encoded by the coding sequence ATGCGGCAAGCACCTGTGCTGACGAGTGCGGCGGATCCCGCCTCGGACGCCTGGCAGGCCAACGAGGCGGCGCACCACGCCCTGGCCGACGCCCTGCGCGCGAAGCTGGCGGCGGCCCGGCTCGGCGGCGGGGAGAAAGCCCGGGCGCGCCACACGGCGCGCGGGAAGCTGCTGCCGCGCGACCGGGTGGACACGCTCCTGGACCCGGGCTCGCCCTTCCTGGAACTGGCCCCCCTCGCGGCCGACGGGATGTACGACGGGCAGGCCCCGGCGGCCGGGGTGATCGCCGGTGTCGGCCGGGTCAGCGGCCGCGAGGTCGTGGTGGTCGCCAACGACGCCACGGTCAAGGGCGGCACGTACTACCCGATGACGGTGAAGAAGCACCTGCGCGCCCAGGAGGTGGCCCTGGAGAACCGGCTGCCGTGCGTGTACCTCGTCGACTCGGGCGGCGCCTTCCTGCCGATGCAGGACGAGGTCTTCCCCGACCGCGAGCACTTCGGCCGGATCTTCTACAACCAGGCGCGGCTCTCCGGCGCCCGCATCCCGCAGATCGCCGCGGTGCTCGGCTCCTGCACGGCCGGCGGCGCCTACGTCCCGGCGATGAGCGACGAGGCCGTGATCGTGCGGAACCAGGGCACGATCTTCCTCGGCGGCCCTCCGCTGGTGAAGGCCGCGACCGGCGAGGTCGTCACGGCCGAGGAGTTGGGCGGCGGCGAGGTGCACTCCAGGATCTCCGGCGTCACCGACCACCTCGCGGAGAACGACGCCCATGCGCTGAGGATCGTGCGGACCATCGTCTCCACCCTCCCCGGGCGCGGGCCGCTCCCCTGGCCGGTGGAGCCCGTCGAGGAGCCCAAGGTGGACCCGTTCGGGCTGTACGGGGCGGTGCCGGTGGACTCCCGCACCCCCTACGACGTCCGGGAGATCATCGCCCGGATCACGGACGGCTCCCGGTTCGCCGAGTTCAAGGCCGAGTTCGGCACGACGCTGGTCACCGGCTTCGCCCGGATCCACGGCCACCCGGTCGGGATCGTCGCCAACAACGGCATCCTGTTCGCCGAATCGGCCCAGAAGGGCGCCCACTTCATCGAGCTGTGCGACCAGCGCGGCATCCCGCTGCTGTTCCTGCAGAACATCTCCGGCTTCATGGTCGGCAGGGACTACGAGGCGGGCGGCATCGCCAAGCACGGCGCCAAGATGGTCACGGCCGTGGCCTGCACCCGGGTGCCGAAGCTGACCGTCGTCGTCGGCGGCTCGTACGGGGCGGGCAACTACTCGATGTGCGGCCGGGCCTACTCGCCCCGGTTCCTGTGGATGTGGCCCAACGCCAAGATCTCGGTGATGGGCGGCGAGCAGGCCGCGTCCGTGCTGGCCACCGTCAAGCGGGACCAGCTGGAGGCGCGCGGCGAGGAGTGGCCCGCGGAGGCCGAGGAGGCGTTCAAGGACCCGGTCCGCGCCCAGTACGAGCAGCAGGGCAACGCGTACTACGCCACGGCCCGGCTGTGGGACGACGGGGTGATCGACCCGCTGGAGACCCGGCAGGTGCTGGGGCTCGCCCTGACCGCATGTGCCAACGCCCCGCTGGCCGAGAGGGACGCCTCGGCGCCCGGCTTCGGCGTATTCCGGATGTGA
- the tesB gene encoding acyl-CoA thioesterase II — protein sequence MSEALDDLLDLLDLERIEQDIFRGHSRPTIVPRVFGGQVAAQALVAAGRTVPDDRTAHSLHAYFLRMGDPGAPIVYTVDRIRDGRSFATRRVVAVQHGQPIFHLSASFQVHEEGLDHQASMPEAPDPETLPTAAERLPEYAGNTLHPEIVRRMLEARAAVDIRYVGRPPYASIGERREPHSQVWFRTNGKLADDPLLHVCLATYVSDMTLLDSVLLAHGRGGWAVGDVVGASLDHAMWFHRPFRADEWLLYDQESPSAHGGRGLGQARIYTQDGRLAISVIQEGVVRVPRD from the coding sequence GTGAGCGAGGCTCTCGACGACCTGCTCGACCTGCTCGACCTGGAGCGGATCGAGCAGGACATCTTCCGCGGCCACTCGCGCCCCACGATCGTGCCCCGCGTCTTCGGCGGGCAGGTCGCGGCCCAGGCGCTGGTGGCCGCGGGCCGTACCGTGCCCGACGACCGCACGGCGCACTCCCTGCACGCGTACTTCCTGCGCATGGGCGACCCGGGCGCCCCGATCGTCTACACGGTCGACCGCATCCGCGACGGCCGGTCCTTCGCCACCCGGCGGGTCGTCGCCGTCCAGCACGGCCAGCCGATCTTCCACCTCTCGGCCTCCTTCCAGGTCCACGAGGAAGGGCTGGACCACCAGGCGTCGATGCCCGAGGCGCCGGATCCGGAGACCCTGCCGACCGCGGCCGAGCGGCTTCCCGAATACGCCGGGAACACCCTGCACCCGGAGATCGTGCGGCGCATGCTCGAGGCCCGCGCCGCGGTCGACATCCGGTACGTGGGCAGGCCCCCGTACGCCAGCATCGGCGAGCGCCGGGAGCCGCACTCGCAGGTGTGGTTCCGTACCAACGGCAAGCTCGCGGACGATCCGCTGCTGCACGTCTGCCTCGCCACCTACGTCTCCGACATGACGCTGCTCGACTCGGTGCTGCTGGCCCACGGTCGCGGCGGCTGGGCGGTCGGCGACGTCGTCGGGGCCTCGCTGGACCACGCGATGTGGTTCCACCGCCCGTTCCGCGCCGACGAGTGGCTGCTGTACGACCAGGAGTCGCCGAGCGCGCACGGCGGCCGCGGCCTCGGCCAGGCGCGCATCTACACCCAGGACGGGCGGCTGGCGATCTCGGTGATCCAGGAGGGCGTCGTCCGCGTCCCGCGCGACTGA
- a CDS encoding alpha/beta fold hydrolase, whose amino-acid sequence MADYLLVHGAMHGGWCWRTVRDLLTARGHRVLAPSLTGQGEHRHRLSPEVGVATHVEDLAALLWYEDLTDVRLVLHSYAGILAGPVAERSGERLTSVVFLGAFLVRPGQCLLDVEPPEVARRYRAQVAAAGEGRYLPADASFLAQWGVRDPELRAWAGPRLTDFPFRCQTDPVHFDPGPLDALHKVWVRHTEPFMPNLRPSLDLARSRGWEIRTIPCGHDMMLEAPEATARLLEDVAAGY is encoded by the coding sequence TTGGCCGACTATCTCCTGGTGCACGGGGCCATGCACGGCGGATGGTGCTGGCGGACGGTGCGCGACCTGCTGACGGCCCGCGGGCACCGGGTGCTCGCACCGAGCCTCACCGGCCAGGGCGAGCACCGTCACCGCCTCTCCCCGGAGGTCGGCGTCGCCACCCATGTCGAGGACCTGGCGGCCCTGCTCTGGTACGAGGACCTCACGGACGTCCGCCTGGTGCTCCACAGCTACGCCGGAATCCTGGCCGGACCGGTCGCCGAGCGCTCCGGCGAGCGCCTGACGTCCGTCGTCTTCCTCGGAGCGTTCCTCGTCCGGCCGGGGCAGTGCCTTCTGGACGTCGAACCGCCCGAGGTGGCCCGGCGCTACCGCGCGCAGGTGGCGGCGGCGGGGGAGGGACGGTACCTGCCCGCCGACGCCTCCTTCCTCGCGCAGTGGGGGGTACGGGATCCGGAGCTGCGGGCCTGGGCCGGGCCCCGCCTCACGGACTTCCCCTTCCGCTGCCAGACGGACCCCGTGCATTTCGACCCCGGCCCGCTCGACGCACTGCACAAGGTGTGGGTACGGCACACGGAACCGTTTATGCCGAACCTGCGGCCGTCCCTCGACCTGGCCCGCTCCCGCGGCTGGGAGATCCGGACCATCCCGTGCGGGCACGACATGATGCTCGAAGCGCCCGAGGCGACGGCCCGTCTGCTCGAGGACGTCGCGGCCGGGTACTGA
- a CDS encoding cation diffusion facilitator family transporter — translation MEPVKAPRSALTVVAAALAGLGLAAAKAVAGVVSGSSAMLSEAAHSVAGAVTDVLLLTALRRSAGPADEEHPLGRGPERYVWAMLASVAVFAGAAVFAVHDGVRTLVRGGDLGDPLPSYIVLTVAALLEGCSLWTGVRQLRGEGARFGPPARRYLRYTPDTPVRAVAVEDAAAVSGLLLAAGGLAGAQLTGSPVWDGIASILIGLLLGYVAWVLGRHNARLLVGRPLPPRMRRAVHEELLTVPHIVEVLELTTLVQGPAGILIAAKVNFRDVASAEQVEWACDDAEEQLRQRFPAIRRVYLDPTPAVHRTRPAPDAGPTGTRRGPAGTR, via the coding sequence ATGGAGCCGGTCAAGGCGCCGCGGAGCGCCCTCACCGTGGTCGCCGCGGCGCTCGCCGGCCTCGGTCTCGCGGCGGCCAAGGCCGTCGCCGGCGTGGTCAGCGGATCGAGCGCGATGCTCTCCGAGGCCGCCCATTCGGTCGCCGGCGCGGTGACCGACGTACTGCTGCTGACCGCCCTGCGGCGGAGCGCCGGGCCCGCCGACGAGGAGCACCCGCTGGGCCGCGGCCCCGAGCGGTACGTGTGGGCGATGCTCGCGTCCGTCGCCGTCTTCGCGGGCGCCGCGGTCTTCGCCGTCCACGACGGCGTCCGCACCCTCGTGCGGGGCGGGGACCTCGGCGACCCGCTGCCCTCGTACATCGTCCTCACCGTGGCGGCCCTGCTGGAGGGCTGCTCGCTGTGGACCGGGGTGCGGCAGCTCCGCGGCGAGGGCGCCCGCTTCGGCCCGCCCGCGCGCCGCTATCTGCGCTACACCCCGGACACCCCGGTCCGGGCCGTGGCCGTGGAGGACGCGGCCGCCGTCAGCGGACTGCTGCTCGCGGCGGGCGGCCTGGCCGGTGCCCAGCTCACCGGCTCGCCGGTGTGGGACGGGATCGCCTCGATCCTCATCGGCCTGCTCCTGGGGTACGTGGCCTGGGTGCTGGGCCGGCACAACGCCCGGCTGCTCGTCGGCAGGCCGCTGCCGCCGCGGATGCGGCGGGCCGTGCACGAGGAACTGCTCACGGTCCCGCACATCGTGGAGGTGCTGGAGCTGACCACGCTCGTCCAGGGACCGGCCGGAATCCTGATCGCGGCGAAGGTGAACTTCCGGGACGTCGCCTCTGCCGAGCAGGTGGAGTGGGCCTGCGACGACGCCGAGGAGCAGCTGCGCCAGCGCTTCCCGGCGATCCGGCGGGTGTACCTGGACCCGACGCCGGCGGTGCACCGGACCCGGCCCGCCCCGGACGCCGGCCCCACGGGGACTCGTCGAGGACCCGCCGGGACTCGATGA
- a CDS encoding acetyl/propionyl/methylcrotonyl-CoA carboxylase subunit alpha: MFDTVLVANRGEIAVRVIRTLRTLGVRSVAVFSDADADARHVREADTAVRLGPAPAAQSYLSAERLLEAARRSGARAVHPGYGFLAENAGFARACEEAGLVFIGPPAEAIALMGDKIRAKETVRAAGVPVVPGSSGSGLTDDQLAEAAREIGMPVLLKPSAGGGGKGMRLTRVESALLEEIAAARREARASFGDDTLLVERWIDRPRHIEIQVLADGHGNVVHLGERECSLQRRHQKIIEEAPSVLLDEEVRAAMGEAAVQAARSCGYRGAGTVEFIVPGGDPSSYYFMEMNTRLQVEHPVTELVTGLDLVEWQLRVAAGEELPFGQKDIALTGHAVEARICAEDPARGFLPSGGTVISLSEPAGDGVRTDSGLSEGTEVSSLYDPMLSKVIAYGPDRATALRRLRAALADNVTLGVPTNAGFLRRLLDHPEVVAGELDTGLVEREADSLVGGTVPPEVYAAAALLRETPAPVDASGWTDPFSVPGGWRLGGEPAWTVHHFRVPGHDPVEVRLRGSEAVLDGGPVRHVRHIGRAGGTAPGRGAGLGRGAVAGAGAGAATIGVEIDGVTHTFHHAAAPGGVWLGRDGDSWHVQDHDPVAASLSGAARQGADTLAAPMPGTVTVVKVAVGDEVDAGQSLLVVEAMKMEHVISAPHAGTVTELDVTPGATVVMDQVLAVVAPHDGEGQEGTP, from the coding sequence ATGTTCGACACCGTTCTGGTCGCCAACCGCGGCGAGATCGCGGTCCGCGTCATCCGTACCCTGCGGACCCTCGGGGTCCGCTCGGTCGCCGTGTTCAGCGACGCGGACGCCGACGCCCGGCACGTGCGGGAGGCGGACACCGCCGTCCGGCTCGGCCCGGCGCCCGCCGCCCAGAGCTACCTCTCCGCCGAGCGCCTGCTGGAGGCGGCCCGCCGCAGCGGCGCCCGGGCGGTCCACCCCGGATACGGCTTCCTCGCGGAGAACGCCGGCTTCGCCCGCGCCTGCGAGGAGGCGGGCCTGGTCTTCATCGGGCCGCCCGCCGAGGCGATCGCCCTGATGGGCGACAAGATCCGCGCCAAGGAGACCGTACGGGCGGCCGGGGTCCCGGTCGTGCCGGGCTCCTCCGGCTCGGGACTCACCGACGATCAACTGGCCGAGGCGGCACGGGAGATCGGCATGCCGGTCCTGCTGAAGCCTTCGGCGGGCGGCGGCGGCAAGGGCATGCGGCTGACCCGGGTGGAGTCGGCCCTGCTGGAGGAGATCGCGGCCGCCCGGCGGGAGGCGCGCGCGTCGTTCGGCGACGACACCCTGCTGGTGGAGCGGTGGATCGACCGCCCGCGGCACATCGAGATCCAGGTCCTCGCGGACGGCCACGGCAACGTGGTGCACCTCGGCGAGCGCGAGTGCTCGCTCCAGCGCCGCCACCAGAAGATCATCGAGGAGGCGCCCTCCGTCCTGCTGGACGAGGAGGTCCGCGCGGCGATGGGCGAGGCCGCGGTGCAGGCGGCCCGGTCCTGCGGGTACCGGGGCGCCGGCACGGTCGAGTTCATCGTCCCCGGCGGCGACCCGTCCTCGTACTACTTCATGGAGATGAACACCCGGCTCCAGGTCGAGCACCCGGTGACCGAACTCGTCACCGGCCTGGACCTGGTGGAGTGGCAGCTGAGGGTGGCCGCGGGCGAGGAACTGCCCTTCGGCCAGAAGGACATCGCGCTCACCGGCCACGCGGTCGAGGCCCGCATCTGCGCGGAGGACCCGGCCCGCGGCTTCCTGCCCTCGGGCGGCACGGTGATCTCACTGAGCGAGCCGGCCGGTGACGGGGTGCGCACCGACTCCGGCCTCAGCGAGGGCACGGAGGTCTCCAGCCTCTACGACCCGATGCTGTCGAAGGTCATCGCGTACGGACCCGACCGGGCGACCGCCCTGCGCAGGCTGCGCGCGGCGCTGGCGGACAACGTCACCCTGGGCGTCCCGACGAACGCGGGCTTCCTGCGCAGGCTGCTCGACCACCCCGAGGTGGTCGCGGGCGAACTGGACACGGGACTCGTCGAGCGGGAGGCGGACTCCCTGGTCGGCGGCACGGTACCGCCGGAGGTGTACGCCGCCGCCGCGCTGCTGCGGGAGACGCCCGCGCCGGTGGACGCCTCCGGCTGGACGGACCCGTTCTCGGTCCCCGGCGGCTGGCGCCTCGGCGGCGAACCCGCCTGGACCGTCCACCACTTCCGCGTCCCGGGCCACGACCCGGTGGAGGTCCGGCTGAGGGGCTCCGAGGCGGTCCTGGACGGCGGGCCGGTCCGGCACGTGCGGCACATCGGGCGCGCCGGCGGCACCGCGCCGGGCAGGGGCGCGGGCTTGGGCAGGGGCGCGGTCGCGGGTGCGGGTGCGGGTGCGGCGACGATCGGTGTCGAGATCGACGGCGTCACCCACACCTTCCACCATGCCGCCGCCCCCGGCGGGGTCTGGCTCGGCCGGGACGGCGACTCCTGGCACGTGCAGGACCACGACCCGGTCGCCGCGAGTCTGAGCGGGGCGGCCCGGCAGGGCGCCGACACGCTCGCCGCGCCGATGCCCGGCACCGTCACGGTCGTCAAGGTGGCGGTCGGGGACGAGGTCGACGCGGGCCAGAGCCTGCTCGTCGTCGAGGCGATGAAGATGGAGCACGTCATCTCCGCCCCGCACGCCGGGACCGTCACCGAACTGGACGTCACCCCGGGGGCGACCGTCGTCATGGACCAGGTCCTGGCGGTCGTCGCCCCGCACGACGGCGAGGGGCAGGAGGGCACGCCATGA
- a CDS encoding acyl-CoA dehydrogenase family protein translates to MRRTVFNEDHEAFRETVRAFIEAEVVPVYDEWFAAGQAPRDFYYQLGELGIFGINVPEEFGGAGLDTHKFEAVLYEETARAGVNFGGSGVHVLLALPYIKMLATDEQKKRYLTKFVTGEEMWALAMTEPGTGSDVAGMKTTAKLSEDGTHYVLNGAKTFITGGVHADRVIVCARTSAPREDDRRFGISLFAVDTASEGYSIGRKLDKLGLRTSDTAELAFVDVKVPVEDLLGEENKGFYYLGQNLPSERWGIAFGAYAQAKAAIRFAKEYTQDRTVFGKTVASFQNTKFELAACQAEVDAAEAVADRALEALDAGELTPAEAASAKLFCTEVAHRVIDRCLQLHGGYGYMNEYPIARLYADNRVNRIYGGTSEVMKSIIAKSMGL, encoded by the coding sequence GTGCGCCGGACCGTATTCAACGAGGACCACGAAGCGTTCCGGGAGACCGTCCGCGCCTTCATCGAGGCCGAGGTCGTCCCCGTGTACGACGAGTGGTTCGCCGCCGGCCAGGCGCCGCGCGACTTCTACTACCAGCTCGGCGAGCTCGGCATATTCGGCATCAACGTGCCCGAGGAGTTCGGCGGCGCGGGCCTGGACACCCACAAGTTCGAGGCCGTCCTCTACGAGGAGACCGCGCGGGCGGGCGTCAACTTCGGCGGCTCCGGCGTGCATGTGCTGCTGGCCCTGCCGTACATCAAGATGCTCGCCACCGACGAGCAGAAGAAGCGGTACCTGACGAAGTTCGTCACCGGCGAGGAGATGTGGGCGCTGGCGATGACCGAGCCGGGCACCGGCTCCGACGTCGCGGGCATGAAGACCACGGCCAAGCTGTCGGAGGACGGCACGCACTACGTCCTCAACGGCGCCAAGACGTTCATCACCGGCGGCGTCCACGCCGACCGCGTGATCGTGTGCGCCCGCACCTCCGCCCCGCGCGAGGACGACCGCCGCTTCGGCATCTCCCTCTTCGCGGTGGACACCGCGTCCGAGGGCTACTCCATCGGCCGCAAGCTGGACAAGCTCGGCCTGCGCACCTCCGACACCGCCGAGCTGGCGTTCGTCGACGTCAAGGTGCCGGTCGAGGACCTGCTGGGCGAGGAGAACAAGGGCTTCTACTACCTCGGCCAGAACCTGCCGTCCGAGCGCTGGGGCATCGCCTTCGGGGCCTACGCGCAGGCCAAGGCCGCGATCCGGTTCGCCAAGGAGTACACCCAGGACCGCACGGTCTTCGGCAAGACGGTCGCGTCCTTCCAGAACACCAAGTTCGAACTGGCCGCCTGCCAGGCCGAGGTGGACGCCGCCGAGGCCGTCGCCGACCGCGCCCTGGAGGCGCTGGACGCGGGCGAGCTGACCCCGGCGGAGGCCGCCTCCGCCAAGCTGTTCTGCACCGAGGTCGCCCACCGCGTCATCGACCGGTGCCTCCAGCTGCACGGCGGCTACGGCTACATGAACGAGTACCCGATCGCCCGCCTCTACGCCGACAACCGCGTCAACCGCATCTACGGCGGCACCAGCGAGGTCATGAAGTCGATCATCGCCAAGTCGATGGGCCTCTGA
- a CDS encoding TetR/AcrR family transcriptional regulator: MSTRTDAPTRREQILREAARLFAERGFHGVGVDEIGAAVGISGPGLYRHFPGKDAMLAELLVGISGRLLDGGRRRVAEADGVPEQVLASLIDGHIDFALDDRPLITLHDRELDRLRDSDRKLVRQLQRQYVELWVDVVRKLYPETGEGQVRAAVHAVFGLLNSTPHLGSYGNGLPGRAAMEDLLRRLAHGAFASLS, encoded by the coding sequence ATGAGCACCAGGACCGACGCTCCGACCCGTCGCGAGCAGATCCTCAGGGAGGCCGCGCGCCTCTTCGCCGAGCGCGGCTTCCACGGCGTCGGCGTCGACGAGATAGGCGCCGCCGTCGGTATCAGCGGCCCCGGGCTGTACCGCCACTTCCCCGGCAAGGACGCGATGCTCGCCGAACTGCTGGTCGGCATCTCCGGCCGGCTGCTGGACGGCGGCAGGCGGCGGGTCGCCGAGGCGGACGGCGTCCCCGAGCAGGTGCTCGCCTCGCTCATCGACGGGCACATCGACTTCGCCCTCGACGACCGCCCGCTGATCACCCTCCACGACCGGGAGCTGGACCGGCTGCGGGACAGCGACCGCAAGCTGGTGCGCCAGCTCCAGCGGCAGTACGTCGAACTGTGGGTGGACGTCGTCCGCAAGCTGTACCCGGAGACCGGCGAAGGCCAGGTCCGGGCGGCCGTCCACGCCGTCTTCGGCCTGCTCAACTCCACCCCGCACCTCGGCTCGTACGGCAACGGGCTGCCGGGCCGCGCGGCCATGGAGGACCTGCTGCGCAGGCTCGCCCACGGGGCGTTCGCCTCGCTGTCGTAG